The genomic region GGAGGGCACAACGGCCTGACCGGCCACTGCGCCGCTTGAGTTGATGGCGATCCCAAATCCGAAAGTTCCACCTGGCGGCTGCGGCAGAAGGTGCACCGTGCCGTCGTATACAAATGCGGAGGAGTTCTGCAGCGATCCGGTGACTTCGCCGCTATTGTTAATTCCCCCGGCGGTGCCGACACCGATCGTCTGCATCGTACCGTTATAGAGGAATATGTTGCCGCTGCCGTCTGTGCCAACCACTTCACCAGAATCGTTGATTCCGTTGCCAGTGCCAGGGCCAAGATCGTGCATTGTGCCGTCATACACAAACGCGTGCATCTGGTTACCGACGTAAGAATAGCCGGTCACCAGCCCATTATCGCTGAGGCCGTTCGCGACGGACTGTACAAAGCCTGGCGATCCGGCGAGCGTTCCCAGGTCCGTGACTGTGTACTCCACGGCGGCCCGGCCAGGCAGCGGAGTAGTGATCGCCAGACCGCAGGCGACTACGAAAGTCAATGCTATTCTTGAGGGGTTCATTAGGGCTGCCTCCCAACTAATGTTTGGACCAGTAAGAAAGAAAGACATTCGACAACTGATCGACCGGCGCACGAGATTGTCGCTCGTCCCAAAGTCAGTTGCAAGCCATGCGGCCCGCATTCTGGTCGCCT from Pirellulales bacterium harbors:
- a CDS encoding PEP-CTERM sorting domain-containing protein; this encodes MRAAWLATDFGTSDNLVRRSISCRMSFFLTGPNISWEAALMNPSRIALTFVVACGLAITTPLPGRAAVEYTVTDLGTLAGSPGFVQSVANGLSDNGLVTGYSYVGNQMHAFVYDGTMHDLGPGTGNGINDSGEVVGTDGSGNIFLYNGTMQTIGVGTAGGINNSGEVTGSLQNSSAFVYDGTVHLLPQPPGGTFGFGIAINSSGAVAGQAVVPSAVFQHEFAQIAYLYDGTLHEVGTNSGTQDNGPFMSIAFALNDHGDVVGTDSALPQGGFLYSGGVEHNIGGIVPMGINNSDQVVGTNANQALMYTSGGGIVNLNTLINPASGWNLQWATAINNVGQIVGYGTLNGDPLDSRAFLLTPVPEPSTLILGIVGVASLAFVALRKKFRRA